One window of Vicinamibacterales bacterium genomic DNA carries:
- a CDS encoding lysyl oxidase family protein: MVRRVLALSLGLAFVLSMSGSPGAQQGKTAPDLVGMPDLQVRKDMLGGQWVVRRENLSPNACSVVEGDVTPGERLLVRFTVGIANIGDADVYIGDPQKHIDANDGLFEFALCHQHYHFRNYAKYELIDPATGTVWRAAKRGFCMLDTDPNPAWLTGAPGPGFYRSCGSTSHAGNQGVSAGWTDTYRFFLGGQYFVLDGGDGQPPVPAGRYIIRITANPPFTPSGGEPCPYTDGSGACHMLEESNYANNTAEAEIEIPAHPGRGPVGPLSDAAIMAEPNECHAKEKKE; this comes from the coding sequence ATGGTCCGGCGTGTTCTCGCCTTGTCGCTCGGTCTCGCGTTCGTGCTCTCGATGTCCGGATCGCCCGGCGCGCAGCAGGGGAAGACTGCGCCGGATCTCGTCGGGATGCCCGACCTGCAGGTGCGGAAGGACATGCTCGGCGGCCAGTGGGTCGTGCGCCGCGAGAATCTCAGTCCCAACGCCTGCAGCGTCGTCGAGGGGGACGTCACGCCGGGTGAACGGCTGCTGGTGCGCTTCACCGTGGGGATAGCCAACATCGGGGACGCCGACGTCTACATCGGCGATCCGCAGAAGCACATCGACGCCAACGATGGTCTGTTCGAGTTCGCGCTGTGCCATCAGCACTACCACTTCCGGAACTACGCGAAGTACGAATTGATCGATCCGGCGACCGGCACGGTGTGGCGCGCCGCCAAGCGCGGCTTCTGCATGCTCGACACCGACCCCAATCCGGCGTGGCTGACCGGCGCGCCGGGTCCAGGGTTCTACCGCTCGTGCGGGTCGACCAGCCATGCCGGCAACCAGGGGGTGAGCGCCGGGTGGACGGACACGTATCGCTTCTTCCTCGGCGGCCAGTACTTCGTTCTCGACGGCGGCGACGGCCAGCCGCCGGTCCCGGCGGGACGCTACATCATCCGCATCACCGCGAATCCCCCCTTCACGCCGAGCGGCGGCGAGCCGTGTCCGTACACGGACGGCAGCGGGGCCTGCCACATGCTCGAGGAATCGAACTACGCGAACAACACCGCGGAGGCGGAGATCGAGATCCCGGCGCATCCGGGCCGCGGGCCGGTGGGGCCGCTGTCGGACGCGGCGATCATGGCCGAACCGAACGAGTGCCACGCCAAGGAGAAGAAAGAGTAA
- a CDS encoding ankyrin repeat domain-containing protein: MSDAIPLPPRPRLEQYRKIARDLQRACASGDPGAIDRWGAKALSAIARLRGERDGNTSALNRAAQRLTRRWQEFRRTSDRGDRCLLADAQFFIAREHGFASWPKFAAHVEALSGQTPVARFEAAADAIVAGDITTLRALLRDHPELVAARSTRDHGSTLLHYVSANGVEDFRQITPPNIVEIARLLLDRGADVNAESAAYGGGSTTLGLAATSIHPEQAGVQTALLELLLARGADIEKPGLTGNQHSAVWGCLANGQGGAARLFADRGARMNLAEAAGVGRLDVVRTFFDEHGRLRDASLQRQMEEGFLYACGYGRLDTARYLLDRGVNPGVCDDAGQTPLHWTSYGPHVEVAALLLERGAPIDPRDHRFNATPLEWALRAAAATDHADRERAYQLVALLSRAGAALEIDRLGEDAARRIEEDERLQRALKGI, from the coding sequence ATGTCTGACGCCATCCCGCTGCCTCCACGTCCGCGTCTCGAGCAGTACAGGAAGATCGCCCGCGATCTGCAGCGGGCGTGTGCCTCCGGGGATCCCGGCGCGATCGATCGCTGGGGCGCGAAGGCGCTGTCGGCGATCGCCCGATTGCGGGGGGAGCGAGACGGGAACACGTCCGCCCTGAACCGCGCCGCCCAGCGCCTCACGCGGCGCTGGCAGGAGTTCCGCCGCACGTCCGATCGAGGCGATCGCTGCCTGCTGGCCGACGCACAGTTCTTCATCGCGCGAGAACACGGGTTTGCGAGCTGGCCGAAGTTTGCCGCGCACGTCGAGGCGCTGTCGGGGCAGACCCCCGTCGCCCGCTTCGAAGCCGCGGCGGACGCGATCGTGGCGGGGGACATCACGACGCTCCGCGCGCTGCTGCGCGATCATCCCGAGCTCGTGGCCGCACGCTCGACGCGCGATCACGGCTCGACGCTGCTGCACTACGTGTCGGCCAACGGCGTGGAGGATTTCCGTCAGATCACGCCGCCGAACATCGTCGAGATCGCGCGGCTCCTGCTCGACCGCGGCGCCGACGTGAACGCCGAGTCGGCGGCGTACGGCGGCGGCTCGACCACGCTCGGCCTGGCGGCGACCAGCATCCATCCCGAGCAGGCGGGGGTGCAGACCGCCCTGCTCGAACTGCTGCTGGCGCGCGGCGCGGATATCGAGAAACCCGGACTGACCGGGAACCAGCATTCCGCGGTCTGGGGATGCCTGGCCAACGGCCAGGGAGGCGCGGCCCGGCTGTTCGCGGATCGCGGCGCGCGGATGAACCTGGCCGAGGCCGCCGGCGTCGGCCGGCTGGATGTGGTGAGGACATTCTTCGACGAGCACGGCCGTCTGCGGGATGCGTCGCTGCAGCGGCAGATGGAAGAGGGATTTCTCTACGCCTGCGGCTACGGCCGGCTCGATACCGCACGATACCTGCTCGATCGCGGCGTCAATCCGGGCGTCTGCGACGATGCGGGGCAGACGCCGCTGCACTGGACGTCGTACGGGCCGCACGTCGAGGTCGCGGCGCTGCTGCTCGAGCGCGGCGCGCCGATCGACCCGCGCGACCATCGCTTCAACGCCACCCCGCTCGAGTGGGCGCTGCGAGCAGCCGCGGCCACGGATCACGCCGACAGGGAGCGCGCGTACCAACTGGTTGCGCTGCTCAGCCGCGCCGGGGCGGCGCTGGAGATCGATCGTCTTGGCGAAGACGCGGCGCGGCGGATAGAGGAGGACGAGCGGCTGCAGCGGGCCCTGAAGGGCATCTGA
- a CDS encoding SpoIID/LytB domain-containing protein — MRRFIAVVFGLALAVSSVSTRNQELQSPDQNPPPAQSEQERLEEEFIQSKIANGESHASGARPELGPIVLGNPTTAVVALRVGLNASTFNAAGGLATEFASLHHTAVDLANTAGSVKVVDRSDGKEILLMEAGTSVHVEHDGTQFLVSQDGVFLGGFAGPILFRPDDPANRFRVDSIRRTFGTTQRPLYRGAMEVARGSTTAGLAGPPRFNLLNIVEVEDYVPGVVANESIASFSPAALRAQAVAARGYAIANIGNYVRRGYPFDIVDSSASQVYRGVISEHANAVLAAGATYGLVASANGRIISAMYSSSFGGHSDSNEWISFTNNVKLGGTPTSYLRGIYDGLEPPPDFSSPAGIDFFWRSQPPAIPLFYDDCAYTGNGFSRWRFTLPASVLKTRLTTGNSTLISGTRTGPITNVEITERSGSTQRAVAARLTLTTGVLEVRGWESLRQTIGRTSAGGTPRACGTSTIAANFVLNSPSAVDVAVNPDGTAGNLTVYGGGWGHNLGMSQYGAHGRGKAGFSFVEILKAYYTGVDIGSYPIDIGREPGTGPPTLRQEFAAPNARGTLQIRAEDLRGLRVHVNGLYDLSFDEAALSSGLIEVDLSPYLVAGLNVIQYNPVGRAGRATVNVVVQ; from the coding sequence GTGCGTCGATTCATCGCTGTCGTCTTCGGTCTGGCTCTCGCCGTCTCGTCCGTTTCCACCCGGAACCAGGAGCTGCAAAGTCCCGATCAGAATCCCCCGCCGGCGCAGTCGGAACAGGAACGTCTCGAAGAGGAATTCATTCAGTCGAAGATCGCCAACGGCGAGTCGCACGCGTCGGGCGCGCGCCCGGAGCTGGGGCCGATCGTGCTCGGCAACCCCACCACCGCCGTCGTCGCGCTGCGCGTCGGCCTCAACGCCTCGACCTTCAATGCCGCCGGCGGCCTCGCCACCGAGTTCGCGTCGCTGCATCACACCGCCGTCGATCTGGCCAACACCGCCGGGTCGGTGAAGGTCGTCGATCGCTCGGACGGCAAGGAGATCCTGCTGATGGAGGCCGGCACGAGCGTGCACGTCGAGCACGACGGCACCCAGTTCCTCGTCTCGCAGGACGGGGTGTTCCTCGGCGGCTTCGCCGGCCCTATCCTGTTCCGGCCCGACGATCCGGCGAACCGGTTCCGCGTCGACAGCATCCGGCGCACCTTCGGCACCACGCAGCGGCCGCTCTACCGCGGAGCGATGGAAGTGGCGCGCGGCTCCACGACCGCGGGCCTCGCTGGCCCGCCGCGCTTCAATCTCCTCAACATCGTGGAGGTCGAAGACTACGTGCCGGGCGTCGTGGCGAACGAGTCGATCGCGAGCTTCAGCCCTGCGGCGCTGCGGGCGCAGGCGGTCGCGGCGCGCGGCTACGCCATCGCCAACATCGGCAATTACGTCAGGCGCGGCTACCCCTTCGACATCGTCGATTCGAGCGCGTCACAGGTGTATCGCGGGGTCATCTCCGAACACGCCAACGCCGTTCTGGCGGCCGGCGCCACATACGGCCTGGTCGCGTCGGCGAACGGCCGGATCATCTCCGCCATGTACTCGTCGTCGTTCGGCGGCCACAGCGACAGCAACGAGTGGATCAGCTTCACCAACAACGTCAAGCTCGGTGGGACGCCGACGTCGTACCTGCGCGGCATCTACGACGGCCTCGAACCCCCGCCGGACTTCTCGAGCCCCGCGGGAATCGACTTCTTCTGGCGCTCCCAGCCGCCGGCCATTCCCCTGTTCTACGACGACTGCGCCTACACCGGGAACGGATTCTCGCGCTGGAGGTTCACGCTGCCGGCCAGCGTGCTCAAGACGCGCCTGACGACGGGGAATTCGACGCTGATCTCCGGCACCAGGACCGGTCCGATCACGAACGTCGAGATCACGGAGCGCTCCGGCAGCACGCAGCGCGCCGTCGCCGCCCGCCTGACGTTGACCACGGGCGTCCTCGAGGTGCGCGGCTGGGAGAGCCTGCGCCAGACGATCGGCCGGACGAGCGCCGGTGGAACGCCTCGAGCCTGCGGGACGAGCACCATCGCGGCGAACTTCGTGCTCAACAGCCCCTCCGCCGTCGACGTCGCGGTGAACCCTGACGGCACCGCCGGCAACCTGACCGTCTACGGCGGCGGCTGGGGACACAACCTGGGCATGAGCCAGTACGGCGCGCATGGACGCGGCAAGGCGGGCTTCTCGTTCGTCGAGATCCTGAAGGCGTACTACACCGGCGTGGACATCGGCTCGTATCCGATCGACATCGGCCGCGAGCCGGGTACGGGCCCGCCGACTCTCCGCCAGGAATTCGCGGCGCCGAACGCGCGCGGCACGCTGCAGATCCGCGCCGAGGACCTGCGCGGACTGCGGGTGCACGTCAACGGACTCTACGACCTGAGCTTCGACGAAGCGGCGTTGTCGTCCGGGCTGATCGAGGTGGATCTCTCGCCGTACCTGGTCGCGGGGCTCAACGTGATTCAGTACAACCCGGTGGGACGCGCCGGACGCGCTACCGTGAACGTGGTCGTTCAGTAG
- a CDS encoding tyrosine-protein phosphatase — MRLSRTSLRTCTAGLSLVLALSAAPAPAFAGGRGPLSPAAAAAGIRIDNFGQINDHYYRGAQPKGDDFRALSTLGVKLMIDLAQEGDRAEETNAAAAGMKFVRIPMSTHQVPSPAIVAQFLSLVNDPANQPVYVHCIGGKHRTGVMTALYRMSMEGWPGARAFAEMKQYKFGADFLHPEFKDFVLKYVAPAAAAAR, encoded by the coding sequence ATGCGGTTGAGTCGGACGTCGCTTCGTACCTGTACGGCTGGGCTGTCCCTGGTTCTCGCGCTGAGCGCCGCCCCCGCTCCGGCCTTTGCCGGCGGGCGCGGTCCGCTGTCGCCCGCGGCCGCCGCCGCTGGAATCCGGATCGACAACTTCGGCCAGATCAACGATCACTACTACCGCGGCGCGCAGCCGAAAGGGGATGACTTCCGGGCGCTCTCGACGCTCGGCGTCAAGCTCATGATCGACCTCGCGCAGGAGGGGGACCGCGCCGAAGAAACCAACGCCGCCGCGGCGGGGATGAAGTTCGTGCGCATTCCGATGTCGACGCACCAGGTGCCGTCGCCGGCGATCGTCGCGCAGTTCCTCTCGCTCGTGAACGATCCGGCGAACCAGCCGGTCTACGTGCACTGCATCGGCGGCAAGCACCGCACCGGGGTGATGACCGCGCTCTACCGCATGTCGATGGAGGGATGGCCCGGCGCCCGCGCCTTCGCGGAGATGAAGCAGTACAAATTCGGCGCCGACTTCCTGCACCCCGAGTTCAAGGACTTCGTTCTGAAGTACGTCGCCCCCGCCGCCGCGGCCGCGAGATAG
- a CDS encoding nitrilase-related carbon-nitrogen hydrolase, with translation MGVSLLCVAPVAACAQELMPQAATAWSGFAARPDSAPALQTSAGSPYALEVSGNGVPSVYGGWRTRINGLSGSNHYRFRTRVLATDVPSPRESITILLRWRGAFGDEVAPDYVWKYSVQPDGQLLFDRTVQPPAGTTAVDVELVLQWAPNGRVRFDGLSFAPAPAPAARPVKVVAVSYRPSGTSSGLESVQRAANYGQQVATSHGPDVMVFGELLNVIGAPGTYDAKAETIPGPSTDVMSALARGHSTYVAFGMLEREGRLLYNSAVLIDRSGAIVGKHRKVQLPLAEVSAGITPGNTVRVFHTDFGRVALLICQDVAFPEPAREAAIRGAELLLAPIWGGKPPLTAARAIEQSMWVAASGYDYLSEIVDPLGAVLARVPALNTPDAAMTTIDLARRFREDWSGDWRDVSGKQRRSEPYTADQDPEGGVPPPPPPNNPPTSVISAPTSGTTYVAPATITVSVSAADGDGSVTGVELFANGTSIATDTAAPYAFTWSNVPAGSYALTAKATDNSGAATTSAAVNVTVSNSPPGSLPAPWQTQDIGAVGLTGTASANGGTFTIEGAGADIWSTADAFRYVWQPISGDADIVARVASVENVHAWVKAGVMIRETLTADSRHGLMLVSPGKGLAFQRRTQTGGISTSTSGIAGTAPAWVKLERRAAVISAYYSWDGANWTLVASDTIAMGANVYAGLVVSSHTTSELATATFDSVTVQPVSPPAPVWQSQDIGVVGVAGDASETAGTFTIRGSGADVWGTADAFHFVWQRLSGDRDIIARVATVEYVQPWVKAGVMIREQLTADSAHAFMLVSPGKGLAFQRRVSAGGLSTSTTGGAGTAPAWVKLERRGNVISAYRSADGVTWTFVGNDTFAMGTDVYVGLVVSSHDNTRLATATFDSVTVTGNR, from the coding sequence TTGGGAGTTTCACTGCTCTGTGTCGCACCCGTCGCGGCGTGCGCGCAGGAGCTGATGCCGCAGGCCGCCACGGCCTGGTCCGGATTCGCGGCACGGCCGGACTCCGCGCCCGCGCTCCAGACCTCAGCCGGAAGCCCCTATGCGCTCGAAGTCTCCGGCAACGGCGTGCCGAGCGTGTACGGCGGGTGGCGCACGCGGATCAACGGGCTGAGCGGCAGCAATCACTATCGCTTCCGCACCCGCGTGCTCGCGACCGACGTGCCGTCGCCGCGGGAATCCATCACCATTCTGCTCCGCTGGCGCGGCGCCTTCGGGGACGAGGTCGCGCCGGACTACGTCTGGAAGTACTCCGTACAGCCGGATGGCCAGTTGCTGTTCGACCGCACGGTGCAGCCGCCGGCGGGCACGACCGCCGTCGACGTCGAGCTCGTCCTGCAGTGGGCGCCGAACGGGCGCGTCCGCTTCGACGGACTCAGCTTCGCGCCGGCGCCGGCGCCCGCGGCGAGGCCGGTCAAGGTGGTGGCCGTTTCATACCGTCCGTCGGGCACGAGCAGCGGCCTCGAATCCGTGCAGCGCGCGGCGAACTACGGCCAGCAGGTCGCGACGTCGCACGGACCCGACGTCATGGTGTTCGGCGAGCTGCTCAACGTCATCGGCGCGCCGGGAACCTACGACGCGAAGGCGGAGACGATTCCCGGCCCCAGCACCGACGTGATGTCCGCGCTCGCCCGCGGCCACAGCACCTACGTGGCGTTCGGGATGCTCGAGCGCGAAGGACGGCTGCTCTACAACAGCGCGGTGCTGATCGATCGCAGCGGCGCGATCGTCGGCAAGCACCGCAAGGTCCAGCTCCCGCTCGCCGAGGTCTCCGCCGGCATCACGCCGGGCAATACCGTCCGCGTGTTCCACACCGACTTCGGGCGCGTCGCGCTGCTGATCTGCCAGGACGTGGCGTTTCCCGAACCGGCGCGCGAGGCCGCGATCCGCGGGGCGGAACTGCTGCTGGCGCCGATCTGGGGCGGAAAACCGCCGCTGACGGCCGCCCGCGCGATCGAGCAGTCGATGTGGGTGGCGGCCTCGGGCTACGACTATCTCAGCGAGATCGTCGATCCGCTCGGCGCGGTGCTGGCCCGGGTGCCGGCGCTCAACACGCCGGATGCGGCGATGACGACGATCGATCTCGCGCGCCGCTTCCGGGAAGACTGGAGCGGCGACTGGCGCGACGTGAGCGGCAAGCAGCGCCGGAGCGAGCCGTACACCGCGGACCAGGATCCCGAAGGAGGGGTACCGCCGCCCCCGCCGCCGAACAACCCGCCGACGAGCGTCATTTCGGCGCCGACATCGGGGACCACGTACGTCGCGCCGGCGACCATCACGGTGTCGGTCTCCGCCGCCGACGGCGACGGCTCGGTGACCGGCGTCGAGCTGTTCGCCAACGGCACGTCGATCGCGACCGACACCGCCGCTCCCTACGCGTTCACCTGGAGCAACGTGCCCGCCGGCAGCTACGCCCTCACCGCGAAGGCCACCGACAACAGCGGGGCGGCGACGACCTCCGCGGCCGTGAACGTCACCGTGTCGAACTCTCCCCCCGGGTCCCTGCCCGCGCCGTGGCAGACGCAGGACATCGGCGCGGTAGGGCTCACCGGGACCGCAAGCGCGAACGGCGGCACCTTCACCATCGAAGGCGCGGGTGCGGACATCTGGAGCACCGCGGATGCGTTCCGCTACGTCTGGCAGCCGATCAGCGGCGACGCCGACATCGTCGCGCGCGTCGCCTCGGTCGAGAACGTGCACGCGTGGGTGAAGGCGGGCGTGATGATCCGCGAGACGCTGACCGCCGATTCGCGGCACGGTCTCATGCTGGTGTCGCCAGGCAAGGGACTCGCCTTCCAGCGCCGCACGCAAACCGGCGGCATCTCGACGAGCACGTCCGGCATCGCCGGCACGGCGCCGGCATGGGTGAAGCTCGAACGCCGCGCCGCCGTCATCTCGGCGTACTACTCGTGGGACGGCGCGAACTGGACGCTGGTCGCCTCGGACACGATCGCCATGGGCGCGAACGTCTACGCCGGCCTGGTGGTGTCGAGCCACACGACCAGCGAGCTTGCGACCGCGACGTTCGATTCGGTGACGGTGCAACCTGTCAGTCCGCCGGCCCCGGTGTGGCAGTCGCAGGACATCGGCGTCGTCGGCGTCGCCGGCGACGCATCCGAAACCGCGGGCACGTTCACCATTCGCGGGTCCGGCGCCGACGTGTGGGGCACCGCCGACGCGTTCCATTTCGTCTGGCAGCGGCTGAGCGGCGATCGCGACATCATCGCGCGGGTGGCGACCGTCGAATACGTGCAGCCGTGGGTGAAAGCCGGCGTGATGATCCGCGAGCAGCTGACCGCCGACTCGGCACACGCGTTCATGCTCGTGTCCCCCGGCAAGGGGCTCGCCTTCCAGCGCCGCGTCTCAGCGGGCGGCCTGTCGACGAGCACGACCGGCGGCGCCGGCACGGCGCCGGCGTGGGTGAAGCTGGAACGCCGCGGCAACGTCATCTCGGCCTATCGATCCGCCGATGGCGTGACCTGGACGTTCGTCGGCAACGACACGTTTGCGATGGGGACGGACGTGTACGTGGGGCTGGTCGTCTCGAGCCACGACAACACGCGGCTGGCTACTGCGACCTTTGACAGCGTGACAGTAACCGGTAACCGGTAA
- a CDS encoding AAA family ATPase codes for MLIVFGGLPGVGKTTIARDLARRMGAVFLRIDSIESALRESGRLAAGVEDAGYRAACAVAEDNLRGGRIVIADCVNPLRLTRDAWRAVAARAAAGILEVEVVCSDTAEHRRRVEERGTGSAGGTVTWEDVLKREYHPWDRPHLVVDTARTSPADSVATLLRLADGGTRGADS; via the coding sequence ATGCTGATCGTGTTCGGCGGACTTCCGGGCGTCGGCAAGACCACGATCGCGCGCGATCTGGCCCGCCGCATGGGGGCCGTCTTCCTGCGCATCGACTCGATCGAGTCCGCGCTGCGCGAGTCGGGCCGGCTGGCCGCCGGCGTCGAGGACGCGGGCTATCGCGCCGCCTGCGCGGTCGCGGAAGACAATCTGCGCGGCGGACGCATCGTGATCGCCGACTGCGTCAATCCCCTCCGCCTGACCCGCGACGCCTGGCGTGCCGTCGCGGCGCGCGCGGCCGCCGGCATCCTGGAAGTGGAAGTCGTCTGCAGCGATACCGCCGAGCACCGCCGCCGCGTCGAAGAGCGCGGTACCGGCTCTGCAGGCGGGACGGTCACGTGGGAAGACGTGCTGAAGCGCGAGTACCATCCCTGGGACCGCCCCCACCTCGTCGTCGACACTGCCCGCACCAGCCCTGCCGACAGCGTGGCAACTCTGCTGCGGCTCGCGGATGGCGGCACGCGGGGAGCTGACAGCTGA
- a CDS encoding alkaline phosphatase family protein, translating to MRRVLLSVLFVSFMVPVPEAQRPAARPAAAAQRQAWLDRFARGYFPGRSGQLFVVPREGVIITDRDPLYAFMHGSPWDYDSRIPLLFYGSPFVRQGRWTAPATQQDIAPTLGALIGAPAPGTYTGRVLPNVAAAGGRRPRVAVLMVLDGMRADYFDRYAAVLPALTRMRRSGAWFSGARSTVLPTVTGVGHATIGTGTDPRVHGITANNLYNRVTGRSQQAYDKLDPRELMALTLADIWNLATDGRAVIVGHGGAIRATAGLVGRGACLVNGRKVLAASYSTTDAGWETNADCYTMPKALDAYNGKRYWSDVGGTWMGHDIASPSKFRASATFQQFEGEALLAVLEQEAIGADDVTDLVMVNMKGPDYTGHAYGPDSPEIRATLAELDKQMARLLELLDRKAGAGQSVVVVTADHGMPPAPRDGRRVYPDEIVAAIHQKFDPAAKGIVKYYEDAANNELYIDTARLAALGLALTDVRQQLESLPWYAAVFTEDEVRAAVSRLRR from the coding sequence ATGCGACGCGTGCTGCTCTCCGTTCTCTTCGTCTCGTTCATGGTGCCGGTGCCGGAGGCGCAGCGTCCGGCGGCGCGCCCCGCGGCCGCGGCCCAGCGTCAGGCCTGGCTCGATCGGTTCGCGCGCGGCTACTTCCCGGGGCGCAGCGGCCAGCTGTTCGTCGTGCCGCGCGAAGGCGTGATCATCACCGACCGCGATCCGCTGTATGCGTTCATGCACGGGTCGCCGTGGGACTACGACTCGCGGATCCCGCTCCTCTTCTACGGATCCCCGTTCGTGCGTCAGGGACGCTGGACGGCGCCGGCCACGCAGCAGGACATCGCGCCGACGCTGGGCGCGCTGATCGGCGCGCCTGCCCCGGGAACCTACACCGGGCGCGTGCTTCCCAACGTCGCCGCCGCCGGCGGACGCCGGCCGAGGGTTGCGGTGCTGATGGTGCTCGACGGCATGCGCGCGGACTACTTCGACCGCTACGCGGCCGTGCTGCCGGCATTGACGCGGATGCGCCGCAGCGGCGCGTGGTTCAGCGGCGCGCGCAGCACGGTGCTGCCCACCGTCACCGGCGTGGGCCACGCGACCATCGGCACCGGCACCGATCCTCGCGTGCACGGCATCACCGCGAACAATCTCTACAACCGCGTCACCGGCCGATCGCAGCAGGCGTACGACAAGCTGGATCCGCGCGAGCTGATGGCGCTGACGCTCGCCGACATCTGGAACCTCGCGACCGACGGACGCGCCGTGATCGTCGGCCACGGCGGCGCCATTCGCGCCACCGCCGGCCTGGTCGGGCGCGGCGCCTGCCTGGTGAACGGCCGGAAGGTGCTCGCCGCGAGCTACAGCACCACCGACGCGGGCTGGGAGACCAATGCCGACTGCTACACGATGCCGAAGGCGCTCGACGCGTACAACGGCAAGCGCTATTGGAGCGACGTCGGCGGCACGTGGATGGGGCACGACATTGCCTCGCCGTCGAAGTTCCGGGCGTCCGCGACCTTCCAGCAGTTCGAAGGCGAGGCGCTGCTCGCGGTGCTGGAACAGGAAGCGATCGGCGCGGACGATGTCACCGACCTGGTGATGGTGAACATGAAAGGGCCGGACTACACCGGCCACGCTTACGGTCCCGACTCGCCCGAGATCCGCGCCACGCTCGCGGAGCTGGACAAACAGATGGCGCGGCTGCTCGAGTTGCTCGATCGGAAGGCAGGCGCCGGCCAGAGCGTCGTCGTCGTCACCGCCGATCACGGCATGCCTCCGGCGCCGCGCGACGGACGCCGCGTCTATCCCGACGAGATCGTCGCAGCGATCCACCAGAAGTTCGATCCGGCGGCGAAGGGGATCGTGAAGTACTACGAAGACGCGGCGAACAACGAGCTGTACATCGATACGGCCCGCCTGGCCGCGCTGGGTCTCGCGCTGACGGACGTCAGGCAGCAGCTGGAATCGCTGCCGTGGTACGCGGCGGTGTTCACCGAGGACGAGGTCCGCGCCGCGGTGTCGCGGCTGCGGCGTTAG
- a CDS encoding DUF1501 domain-containing protein — protein MSIDRAEREVFRAVSRRGFMGATAAATLSALAGREPILAQGTPPRRATADAVIVLWMAGGMAQTETFDPKRYTPFAPGVRVDQVLSTFPSIPTSVDGIRFTEGLEQIARVMDRGTLIRTFNAADLGFILHSRHQYHWHTGYIPPQPMAMPHIGAVISRTLGPKHPDVPAFIAIGQTVEGAGEIGTLKAFHTAGFLGAEHGPFLIVDPQDAASAVRPPRELGEARFRSRRELLTRLLGEDPVYRHGGGFQRESLVKSLDAADRLLRSPSAKAFDLSLEPKDGFDAYNTGRFGQGCLLARRLVEAGARYVEVTSEYIPFVYWDSHEHGHDRAAAMKKLIDAPVARLVRDLDERGLLERTLVILASEFGRDAITEGKVGKEVKDQAINIPDVMTEPRHYGMHRHFTAAGSVLMFGGGVKRGFLYGKTAEERPCTTIENPVVMEDLHATIYHALGIAADTSYVVERRPVYVTRDGEGEPILDLFARS, from the coding sequence TTGTCCATTGACCGGGCCGAGCGCGAAGTCTTCCGGGCCGTCAGCCGCCGCGGGTTCATGGGGGCGACCGCGGCCGCGACGCTGTCGGCGCTCGCCGGACGGGAGCCGATCCTCGCGCAGGGCACGCCGCCGCGCCGCGCCACCGCGGATGCGGTGATCGTGCTCTGGATGGCCGGCGGCATGGCGCAGACCGAGACGTTCGATCCGAAGCGCTACACGCCGTTCGCCCCCGGCGTGCGCGTCGATCAGGTGCTCAGCACCTTCCCCTCGATCCCGACCAGCGTCGACGGCATCCGGTTCACGGAGGGACTCGAGCAGATTGCGCGCGTGATGGATCGCGGGACGTTGATTCGCACGTTCAACGCCGCCGATCTCGGGTTCATTCTCCACTCGCGGCACCAGTACCACTGGCACACCGGCTACATCCCGCCGCAGCCGATGGCGATGCCGCACATCGGCGCCGTGATCTCGCGCACGCTCGGGCCGAAGCATCCCGACGTGCCCGCCTTCATCGCCATCGGGCAGACCGTGGAAGGGGCCGGCGAGATCGGCACGCTCAAGGCCTTTCACACCGCGGGGTTCCTCGGCGCCGAGCACGGGCCTTTTCTGATCGTCGATCCTCAGGACGCGGCGTCGGCGGTGCGGCCGCCGCGCGAGCTCGGCGAGGCGCGGTTTCGCAGCCGGCGCGAGCTGCTGACCAGGCTCCTCGGCGAGGACCCGGTCTACCGTCACGGCGGCGGCTTCCAGCGCGAGTCGCTGGTCAAGTCGCTCGATGCCGCCGACCGGCTGCTGCGATCGCCGTCGGCGAAGGCGTTCGACCTCTCGCTCGAGCCGAAGGACGGCTTCGACGCCTACAACACCGGCCGCTTCGGGCAGGGCTGCCTGCTGGCGCGGCGGCTCGTCGAAGCCGGCGCCCGCTACGTCGAGGTCACGTCGGAATACATCCCGTTCGTCTACTGGGACAGCCACGAGCACGGGCACGATCGCGCCGCGGCGATGAAGAAGCTGATCGACGCGCCCGTGGCGCGCCTCGTTCGCGACCTCGACGAGCGCGGCCTGCTCGAGCGGACGCTCGTCATCCTGGCCAGCGAGTTCGGGCGCGACGCCATCACCGAAGGCAAGGTCGGCAAGGAAGTCAAGGATCAGGCGATCAACATTCCCGACGTGATGACCGAGCCGCGGCATTACGGCATGCACCGGCACTTCACCGCGGCGGGATCCGTCCTGATGTTCGGCGGCGGGGTGAAGCGCGGGTTCCTCTACGGCAAGACGGCGGAGGAGCGTCCGTGCACGACGATCGAGAACCCGGTCGTCATGGAAGACCTGCACGCCACCATCTATCACGCGCTCGGCATTGCCGCCGATACCTCCTACGTGGTCGAGCGGCGTCCTGTTTATGTCACCCGCGACGGCGAAGGGGAGCCGATCCTCGATCTGTTCGCGCGCTCGTGA